The following coding sequences are from one Perognathus longimembris pacificus isolate PPM17 chromosome 13, ASM2315922v1, whole genome shotgun sequence window:
- the LOC125361275 gene encoding RNA-binding protein 4B isoform X4: MVKLFIGNLPREATEQEIRSLFEQYGKVLECDIIKNYGFVHIEDRTAAEDAIRNLHHYKLHGVNINVEASKNKSKASTKLHVGNISPTCTNKELRAKFEEYGPVIECDIVKDYAFVHMERAEDAVEAIRSLDNTEFQGGMCVG, translated from the coding sequence ATGGTAAAATTGTTCATCGGAAACCTGCCCCGGGAGGCCACAGAGCAGGAGATCCGCTCACTCTTCGAGCAGTATGGGAAGGTGCTGGAATGTGACATCATTAAGAATTACGGCTTTGTGCACATAGAGGACAGGACGGCAGCCGAGGATGCCATCCGCAACCTGCACCACTACAAGCTTCATGGGGTGAACATCAATGTGGAAGCCAGCAAGAATAAGAGCAAAGCTTCAACCAAGTTACACGTGGGCAACATCAGCCCCACTTGTACTAACAAGGAGCTTCGGGCCAAGTTTGAGGAGTATGGTCCAGTCATCGAGTGTGACATCGTGAAAGATTATGCTTTTGTCCACATGGAGCGGGCCGAGGATGCTGTGGAGGCCATCAGAAGCCTTGATAATACAGAGTTTCAAG